In Halanaeroarchaeum sp. HSR-CO, one DNA window encodes the following:
- a CDS encoding ATP synthase subunit A: MSQTQRATRGRIESVSGPVVTATDLDAQMNDVVYVGDEGLMGEVIEIEGDITTIQVYEETSGVRPGEPVENTGEPLTVDLGPGILDSIYDGVQRPLEVLEEQMGAFIDRGVDAPGIDMDATWEFEPSVEAGDEVAPGDVVGTVQETVSIEHRVMVPPDYEGGEVTAVESGTHGVTDPIVELDSGETVTMHQEWPVRQARPAADKRTPREPLVTGQRVQDGLFPIAKGGTAAIPGPFGSGKTVTQQQLAKWSDADIVVYIGCGERGNEMTEVIEDFPELEDPKTGHPLMSRTSLIANTSNMPVAARESSIYTGITLAEYYRDMGYNVALMADSTSRWAEAMREISSRLEEMPGEEGYPAYLSARLSEFYERAGLFENLNGSEGSVSVVGAVSPPGGDFSEPVTQNTLRIVKTFWALDADLAERRHFPAINWNESYSLYKDQLDPWWEDNVADDWPETRQWAVDVLDEETELQEIVQLVGKDALPEDQQLTLEIARYIREAFLQQNALHDVDTYCEPAKTYEILGAIETYHDEAFEALDAGVPIEEITSIEAAPRLNRIGTTEDYEAFIDEVEQEITDQLREAYE, translated from the coding sequence ATGAGTCAGACACAACGAGCAACACGCGGACGGATCGAAAGCGTGAGCGGTCCCGTCGTGACCGCCACGGACCTCGACGCCCAGATGAACGACGTCGTGTACGTCGGTGACGAAGGGCTGATGGGCGAGGTCATCGAAATCGAAGGGGACATCACCACCATCCAGGTGTACGAGGAGACCTCCGGGGTCCGACCGGGCGAACCAGTCGAAAACACCGGCGAACCGCTGACGGTCGACCTCGGTCCGGGCATCCTGGACTCCATCTACGACGGCGTCCAGCGCCCACTGGAGGTCCTCGAAGAGCAGATGGGCGCGTTCATCGACCGTGGGGTCGACGCCCCCGGTATCGACATGGACGCGACCTGGGAGTTCGAACCGTCCGTCGAGGCGGGCGACGAGGTCGCCCCTGGCGACGTCGTCGGGACCGTCCAGGAGACGGTGAGCATCGAACACCGGGTCATGGTGCCCCCGGACTACGAGGGCGGCGAAGTCACCGCCGTCGAGTCGGGGACCCACGGCGTCACCGACCCCATCGTCGAACTCGACTCCGGCGAGACGGTCACCATGCACCAGGAGTGGCCGGTCCGCCAGGCACGACCGGCCGCGGACAAGCGCACTCCCCGCGAACCCCTCGTGACGGGCCAGCGCGTCCAGGACGGGCTGTTCCCCATCGCGAAGGGCGGGACGGCGGCCATCCCGGGCCCCTTCGGCTCCGGGAAGACCGTCACCCAGCAGCAACTCGCGAAGTGGTCCGACGCGGACATCGTCGTCTACATCGGCTGTGGCGAGCGGGGAAACGAGATGACGGAGGTCATCGAGGACTTCCCCGAACTCGAGGACCCGAAGACGGGCCATCCGCTCATGTCCCGGACGTCGCTCATCGCGAACACGTCCAACATGCCGGTCGCGGCCCGCGAATCCTCCATCTACACGGGGATCACGCTCGCTGAGTACTACCGCGACATGGGCTACAACGTGGCGCTGATGGCCGACTCCACCTCGCGGTGGGCCGAGGCCATGCGCGAGATCTCCTCGCGGCTCGAGGAGATGCCGGGCGAAGAGGGCTATCCGGCCTACCTCTCCGCGCGACTCTCGGAGTTCTACGAGCGTGCCGGCCTGTTCGAGAACCTGAACGGGTCCGAGGGGTCGGTCTCCGTCGTCGGCGCGGTCTCGCCGCCCGGCGGTGACTTCTCCGAACCGGTCACGCAGAATACGTTGCGTATCGTGAAGACGTTCTGGGCGCTGGACGCGGACCTCGCCGAACGGCGACACTTCCCGGCCATCAACTGGAACGAGTCCTACTCGCTGTACAAGGACCAGCTGGATCCGTGGTGGGAGGACAACGTCGCCGACGACTGGCCCGAAACACGCCAGTGGGCGGTCGACGTCCTCGACGAGGAGACCGAACTGCAGGAGATCGTCCAGCTGGTCGGCAAAGACGCATTGCCGGAGGACCAGCAGCTCACGCTCGAAATCGCCCGCTACATCCGCGAGGCGTTCCTCCAGCAGAACGCCCTCCACGACGTCGACACCTACTGCGAACCGGCGAAGACCTACGAGATCCTGGGTGCCATCGAGACCTACCACGACGAGGCGTTCGAGGCGCTCGACGCCGGCGTCCCCATCGAGGAGATCACGTCCATCGAGGCCGCGCCGCGGCTGAACCGCATCGGCACGACCGAGGACTACGAAGCGTTCATCGACGAGGTCGAGCAGGAAATCACCGACCAACTCCGGGAGGCCTACGAATGA
- a CDS encoding type IV pilin yields MTASPATDRGVSPAIGTITLVLLTILLAAVGTSVVGSTPLDTASPPQSVAISATADDTGRITVSHRGGPPIDVESTTLHVSVDGRPLATQPPVPFFSTSGFEPGPTGAFNSASDPRLRVGDTASFTVAGTNAPAVTVGSTVEVQVLRDDRVLASAETSVDRRPGDGDEG; encoded by the coding sequence ATGACCGCATCACCGGCCACCGACCGCGGCGTCTCACCGGCCATCGGCACGATCACGCTCGTTCTCCTGACGATACTGCTCGCGGCCGTTGGGACGTCGGTCGTGGGTTCGACACCGTTGGACACGGCCTCGCCGCCGCAGTCCGTCGCGATATCGGCGACGGCCGACGACACCGGTAGGATAACCGTCTCTCATCGGGGCGGGCCGCCGATAGACGTCGAATCGACGACGCTTCACGTCTCGGTCGACGGCCGACCGCTGGCGACACAGCCCCCGGTCCCCTTCTTCTCGACGAGCGGCTTCGAGCCAGGGCCGACCGGTGCGTTCAATTCGGCGAGCGATCCGCGGTTGCGGGTCGGCGACACGGCGAGTTTCACGGTCGCCGGAACGAACGCGCCCGCGGTAACGGTGGGGTCCACGGTAGAAGTGCAGGTGCTCCGGGACGACCGGGTCCTGGCGAGCGCGGAGACCTCAGTCGACCGGCGACCGGGCGACGGTGACGAGGGCTAG
- a CDS encoding electron transfer flavoprotein subunit beta/FixA family protein: protein MKILVTVKEIAEVADDFQIADNEIEETYLEYDLNEWDDYAVEEGVQLVEEGLADEVVAATIGPERAEETIRMALAKGADRAVRVWDDALEAQDLLDVETKADIFAAIVEEEQPDIVLTGVQANDDSFGATGVALAERIDYEWAAVVNNLDLDLDEGVAHVRRELEGGLEELTDVDVPAVFTIQTGINEPRYASLRGIRQAQSKEIAPKTLADLGLEESDADSVLQVAEMFEPEAEGEAEFLEGDAGDQAGQLADVLADVGVLGE, encoded by the coding sequence ATGAAGATCCTCGTCACCGTCAAAGAGATCGCCGAAGTCGCCGACGACTTCCAGATCGCCGACAACGAAATCGAGGAGACCTACCTCGAGTACGACCTCAACGAGTGGGACGACTACGCCGTCGAAGAGGGCGTCCAACTCGTCGAGGAGGGGCTCGCCGACGAGGTCGTCGCCGCGACCATCGGCCCCGAGCGCGCAGAAGAAACGATCCGCATGGCCCTCGCGAAGGGTGCCGACCGCGCCGTCCGCGTCTGGGACGACGCACTCGAGGCCCAGGACCTCCTCGACGTCGAGACAAAGGCCGATATCTTCGCCGCAATCGTCGAGGAAGAACAACCGGACATCGTCCTGACGGGCGTCCAGGCCAACGACGATAGCTTCGGCGCGACCGGCGTCGCCCTCGCCGAACGCATCGACTACGAGTGGGCCGCCGTCGTCAACAACCTCGATCTCGACCTCGACGAGGGCGTCGCCCACGTCCGCCGCGAACTCGAGGGCGGGCTCGAGGAACTCACCGACGTCGACGTTCCGGCCGTATTCACCATCCAGACGGGTATCAACGAGCCCCGCTACGCCAGTCTGCGTGGGATTCGCCAGGCCCAGTCCAAGGAGATCGCCCCGAAGACCCTCGCCGATCTGGGCCTCGAGGAGTCGGACGCCGACTCCGTCCTCCAGGTCGCCGAGATGTTCGAACCCGAAGCGGAGGGCGAAGCCGAATTCCTCGAAGGTGACGCCGGCGACCAGGCTGGCCAACTTGCTGACGTCCTCGCGGACGTGGGGGTGCTCGGCGAATGA
- a CDS encoding V-type ATP synthase subunit I has protein sequence MLRPEQMSKVSMAGSRTVIRDVIEAIHELRLVHFSDYDGTIEGFDTGTPLSGAEDAADRLVTVRSLKNTLGVTEEDAGPTRIVTAADIDEELPTVREAVNEFDDRRAEIRDELRSVEDAIETAEPFVHLGLDLELLGGYETLEVAVGEGDAEELSAALADHDDCDAYGLESSNGIVAAFVYPASGASGVLDDAIVGVEFERLEVPDATGDPASYVSELEHRREQLESRLDRVENELDELRLEYAGFLLAAEEKLSIEVQQTEIPLQFATTDHAFVAEGWIPTDRYEELESAVEAAADEKIELEELEVAEYREYDNGHHAPAEETEAAADGGVVFEADDEPPVIQDNPGLAKPFEVIVEAINRPRYSEYDPTLLVLFTFPLFFGFMIGDIGYGLIYVTLGYAIASRTDSEAVRSLGGVAIWSGVFTVLFGVLYGEFFGLHFVADVLWGGSAPMHKGFQPHYIAYARAWLLLTLAAGLAHVTGGYVLSFLKDMKHGLTDAVYESGSWALLMLGVWAWIFSRHGMAGKPAFIYEVFNQPTAEIPAENVAYALGFAGLPESVGVLGLAVAAIGLGLLLLGEGIVGALESLNVLVNILSYTRIAAVLLAKAGMALVVNLLFFGAYTHDGEFHFLINETPHHAIAEFGEAAIMFPGLIHMGAIGILGGVVVLVVGHIIVLGLGITSAGLQAVRLEYVEFFGKFYDGGGAKYHPFGHQRNYTTED, from the coding sequence ATGCTCAGACCTGAGCAAATGAGCAAGGTCTCGATGGCGGGGTCCCGCACCGTGATACGGGACGTCATCGAAGCGATCCACGAACTCCGGCTGGTCCACTTCTCGGACTACGACGGCACGATCGAGGGATTCGACACCGGGACGCCGCTGTCCGGTGCCGAAGACGCGGCCGACCGACTGGTTACGGTCCGTTCGCTGAAAAATACCCTCGGGGTCACCGAGGAGGACGCGGGCCCGACACGAATCGTCACGGCGGCGGACATCGACGAGGAACTGCCAACGGTCCGCGAAGCGGTGAACGAATTCGACGACCGCCGGGCGGAGATCCGTGACGAACTCCGCTCGGTCGAGGACGCCATCGAGACGGCGGAACCCTTCGTCCACCTGGGTCTCGACCTGGAGTTGCTCGGCGGCTACGAGACGCTGGAGGTCGCGGTCGGCGAGGGTGACGCCGAGGAACTCTCGGCCGCTCTCGCCGATCACGACGACTGCGATGCCTACGGCCTGGAATCGTCGAACGGCATCGTCGCCGCGTTCGTGTACCCGGCGTCGGGGGCATCGGGCGTCCTGGACGACGCCATCGTCGGCGTCGAGTTCGAACGACTGGAGGTCCCGGACGCCACCGGCGATCCGGCGTCGTACGTATCGGAACTCGAACACCGCCGGGAACAGCTCGAATCCCGGCTCGACCGCGTGGAGAACGAACTCGACGAACTCCGCCTGGAGTACGCCGGATTTCTGCTCGCGGCGGAGGAGAAACTGAGCATCGAGGTCCAGCAGACGGAGATTCCACTCCAGTTCGCGACCACGGACCACGCCTTCGTCGCGGAGGGGTGGATTCCGACCGACCGATACGAAGAACTCGAATCGGCGGTCGAGGCGGCCGCCGACGAGAAGATCGAACTGGAAGAACTCGAGGTCGCCGAGTACCGCGAGTACGACAACGGCCACCACGCTCCTGCCGAGGAGACGGAGGCGGCCGCGGACGGTGGCGTGGTGTTCGAGGCGGACGACGAACCGCCGGTCATCCAGGACAACCCGGGTCTGGCCAAACCCTTCGAGGTCATCGTCGAGGCGATCAACCGCCCACGATACTCCGAGTACGATCCCACCCTGCTCGTCCTGTTCACGTTCCCCCTGTTCTTCGGGTTCATGATCGGGGACATCGGGTACGGACTCATCTACGTGACACTCGGGTACGCCATCGCCTCACGCACCGACAGCGAAGCGGTGCGGAGCCTCGGCGGCGTCGCCATCTGGTCCGGCGTTTTCACCGTCCTGTTCGGCGTCCTCTACGGCGAGTTCTTCGGCTTGCACTTCGTCGCCGACGTGCTCTGGGGCGGCAGCGCACCGATGCACAAGGGCTTCCAGCCCCACTACATCGCCTACGCTCGCGCCTGGCTCCTGCTCACGCTGGCCGCCGGGCTGGCCCACGTCACCGGCGGGTACGTCCTGTCCTTCCTGAAGGACATGAAACACGGCCTGACGGATGCCGTCTACGAGTCCGGCTCGTGGGCGCTGTTGATGCTCGGCGTGTGGGCCTGGATCTTCAGCCGCCACGGCATGGCGGGCAAGCCGGCGTTCATCTACGAGGTCTTCAACCAGCCGACGGCCGAGATTCCGGCCGAGAACGTCGCCTACGCGCTCGGATTCGCGGGGCTGCCCGAGAGCGTCGGCGTCCTGGGACTGGCGGTCGCGGCCATCGGCCTCGGCCTCCTGTTGCTCGGTGAGGGCATCGTCGGCGCCCTCGAGAGCCTGAACGTACTCGTCAACATCCTATCGTACACGCGTATCGCGGCCGTACTGCTGGCGAAGGCGGGAATGGCGCTCGTCGTCAACCTGCTCTTCTTCGGCGCATACACACACGATGGGGAGTTCCACTTCCTCATCAACGAGACCCCCCACCACGCCATCGCCGAATTCGGCGAAGCGGCGATCATGTTTCCCGGACTCATCCACATGGGTGCCATCGGCATCCTGGGCGGCGTCGTCGTCCTGGTCGTCGGGCACATCATCGTGCTCGGCCTGGGCATCACGAGCGCCGGTTTACAGGCTGTACGCCTGGAATACGTGGAGTTCTTTGGGAAGTTTTATGATGGCGGTGGGGCGAAATACCACCCGTTCGGACACCAGCGAAACTACACGACAGAGGACTGA
- a CDS encoding ATP synthase subunit B, whose amino-acid sequence MKEYQTITEISGPLVHVETDEPIGYDEIVEIETPDGTVKRGQVLETAGDVVAIQVFEGTEGIGRDASVRFLGETLKMPVTEDLLGRSLDGSGQPIDGGPDIVPEDRREIVGAAINPTAREFPAEFIQTGVSGIDGMNTLVRGQKLPLFSASGLPHNDLALQIARQATVPEEETDGEEGSEFAVVFAAMGITAEEANEFMEDFERTGALERSVVFLNLADDPAVERTITPRLALTTAEYLAFDKGYHVLVIMTDMTNYCEALREIGAAREEVPGRRGYPGYMYTDLAQLYERAGRIEGVEGSITQIPILTMPGDDDTHPIPDLTGYITEGQIYVDRSLNSQGIEPPINVLPSLSRLMDEGIGEGLTREDHGDVSDQLYAAYAEGEDLRDLVNIVGREALSERDNKYLDFADRFENEFVQQSFETARTIEETLDIGWELLSDLPKSELNRIDEELIESYYVEDAEEDSEAAEAEA is encoded by the coding sequence ATGAAAGAGTACCAGACAATCACCGAGATCAGCGGTCCGCTGGTGCACGTCGAGACCGACGAGCCCATCGGCTACGACGAGATCGTCGAGATCGAGACGCCCGACGGGACGGTCAAGCGTGGTCAGGTCCTCGAGACTGCCGGCGACGTCGTCGCCATCCAGGTCTTCGAGGGGACCGAGGGGATCGGCCGGGACGCGTCCGTGCGCTTCCTGGGCGAGACCCTCAAGATGCCCGTCACCGAGGACCTCCTCGGTCGCTCGCTCGACGGCTCCGGCCAGCCGATCGACGGCGGGCCGGACATCGTCCCCGAGGACCGCCGCGAGATCGTCGGCGCCGCGATCAACCCGACGGCTCGCGAGTTCCCCGCCGAGTTCATCCAGACCGGCGTGAGCGGTATCGACGGCATGAACACGCTCGTTCGTGGCCAGAAGCTCCCGCTCTTTTCCGCGTCCGGGTTGCCACACAACGATCTGGCCCTCCAGATCGCACGCCAGGCGACCGTGCCCGAAGAGGAGACAGACGGCGAGGAGGGTTCCGAGTTCGCCGTCGTCTTCGCCGCGATGGGGATCACGGCCGAGGAGGCAAACGAGTTCATGGAGGACTTCGAACGGACCGGGGCGCTCGAGCGCTCGGTCGTCTTCCTCAACCTGGCCGACGACCCGGCCGTCGAGCGGACCATCACGCCGCGACTCGCGCTCACCACCGCGGAGTACCTGGCCTTCGACAAGGGCTATCACGTCCTCGTCATCATGACGGACATGACCAACTACTGCGAGGCGCTGCGCGAGATCGGTGCGGCTCGCGAGGAGGTCCCGGGCCGTCGTGGCTACCCCGGGTACATGTACACCGACCTGGCCCAGCTCTACGAGCGGGCGGGTCGCATCGAGGGCGTCGAGGGCTCCATCACCCAGATTCCCATCCTGACGATGCCCGGCGACGACGACACCCATCCGATTCCGGACCTGACCGGCTACATCACGGAGGGACAGATCTACGTCGACCGGAGTCTCAACTCCCAGGGGATCGAACCCCCGATCAACGTCCTGCCGTCGCTCTCTCGCCTGATGGACGAGGGGATCGGTGAGGGCCTCACCCGCGAGGACCACGGCGACGTCTCCGACCAGCTCTACGCGGCGTACGCGGAGGGTGAGGACCTGCGCGACCTCGTGAACATCGTCGGTCGCGAGGCCCTCTCGGAGCGTGACAACAAGTACCTCGACTTCGCGGATCGCTTCGAGAACGAGTTCGTCCAGCAGAGCTTCGAGACGGCCCGAACCATCGAGGAGACCCTCGACATCGGCTGGGAACTGCTCTCCGATCTCCCCAAGTCGGAGCTCAACCGGATCGACGAGGAGCTCATCGAATCGTACTACGTCGAAGACGCCGAGGAGGACTCCGAGGCGGCCGAAGCCGAGGCCTAG
- a CDS encoding V-type ATP synthase subunit C has translation MRAIGTANYAYVVARVRHRRSALFGEEEYRKLLRMGPGGIARFMEDTEYGAEITDLGARYDGVDLIEYALNANIAKHFDDLLRWSNGRLYDLVARYLRKFDAWNAKTVLRGIYSEATEEEIRADLIDAGEFDETFLDSLVAADSIEAVTDLLADTTIGHGIEDAYAEYEETELLVPLENAIDRAYYERLAGETLHGGRAIELYEQFLEAEIDFRNMRNALRIERSGADIDPAEYFIEGGSLFDAGEIRSLAGNRDELLARIRESRYGEDLSEAIDDLESAESLIDFEHALDGAIVSYADYLSHVYPLSVCPVLAYVVAKEREVNNIRAIARGLEAGLEREQIEAELVTL, from the coding sequence ATGAGGGCTATCGGCACGGCCAACTACGCGTACGTGGTCGCGAGGGTGCGACACCGCCGGTCGGCGCTCTTCGGCGAGGAGGAGTACCGCAAACTCCTCCGGATGGGGCCCGGCGGCATCGCCCGATTCATGGAGGACACCGAGTACGGCGCGGAGATCACCGACCTCGGTGCTCGCTACGACGGCGTCGACCTCATCGAGTACGCCCTCAACGCGAACATCGCGAAGCACTTCGACGACCTGCTCCGGTGGTCGAACGGTCGGCTGTACGACCTCGTCGCCAGGTACCTCCGCAAGTTCGACGCCTGGAACGCGAAGACCGTGCTCCGTGGTATCTACAGTGAGGCCACCGAGGAGGAGATCAGGGCCGACCTCATCGACGCCGGTGAGTTCGACGAAACGTTTCTCGACTCCCTCGTCGCCGCCGACTCCATCGAGGCGGTCACCGACCTCCTCGCGGACACCACCATTGGGCACGGTATCGAGGACGCGTACGCCGAGTACGAGGAGACCGAACTGCTCGTCCCACTCGAGAACGCCATCGACCGGGCGTACTACGAACGACTGGCCGGCGAGACGCTGCACGGGGGCCGCGCGATAGAGCTCTACGAACAGTTCCTCGAGGCGGAGATCGACTTCCGCAACATGCGCAACGCCTTGCGCATCGAGCGCTCCGGCGCGGACATCGATCCGGCGGAGTACTTCATCGAGGGCGGATCGCTCTTCGATGCCGGGGAGATCCGGTCGCTCGCCGGAAATCGGGACGAACTGCTCGCCCGGATCCGTGAGAGCCGGTACGGTGAGGACCTCTCCGAGGCCATCGACGACCTCGAGTCCGCCGAGAGCCTGATCGACTTCGAACACGCACTCGACGGGGCCATCGTGTCCTATGCGGACTACCTCTCTCACGTCTATCCCCTCTCGGTGTGTCCGGTCCTCGCGTACGTGGTAGCGAAGGAGCGCGAGGTGAACAACATCCGCGCCATCGCCCGCGGTCTCGAGGCCGGTCTCGAGCGAGAACAGATCGAAGCGGAGCTGGTCACCCTATGA
- a CDS encoding electron transfer flavoprotein subunit alpha/FixB family protein — protein MSDVLVVAEHRRGELREVSYELLTAGRRLADAAEGDLHVAVISGDVEEYAEDLSREGVDAIHTVADGEEFNHDRYVAALVALAGDLDPEFVITPNSVNGLDYAPALAGRLGRPLVTDAVAVDVDGEGLVVNREMYGSKVETVIEVAEGPFVVTVRGGEFPPAEAVAEPEITAHDLDIGDLGSTVTGYEEVGAGDVDISEADFLVSVGRGIEEEENLSLIEDLAEVTGATISSSRPIVDNGWLPKNRQVGQSGKTVTPTVYLAIGISGAVQHVAGMKGAETIIAVNKDPNAPIFDIADYGIVGDLFDVVPELIDELN, from the coding sequence ATGAGCGACGTACTCGTCGTCGCCGAACACCGCCGGGGCGAACTGCGCGAGGTCAGCTACGAACTCCTCACGGCCGGGCGACGCCTCGCCGACGCCGCCGAGGGTGACCTCCACGTCGCCGTCATCAGCGGTGACGTCGAGGAGTACGCCGAGGACCTCTCCCGCGAGGGCGTCGACGCCATCCACACCGTCGCGGATGGCGAGGAGTTCAACCACGACCGCTACGTGGCAGCCCTCGTGGCGCTGGCGGGCGACCTCGACCCCGAGTTCGTCATCACACCGAACAGCGTCAACGGCCTCGACTACGCCCCGGCGCTCGCCGGCCGCCTCGGCCGCCCGCTCGTGACCGACGCCGTCGCCGTCGACGTCGACGGTGAAGGACTCGTCGTCAACCGCGAGATGTACGGCTCCAAGGTCGAGACCGTCATCGAGGTGGCCGAGGGGCCCTTCGTCGTGACCGTCCGCGGCGGCGAGTTCCCGCCCGCCGAGGCGGTGGCCGAACCCGAAATCACCGCCCACGACCTCGACATCGGCGACCTCGGCTCCACTGTCACCGGCTACGAGGAAGTCGGTGCCGGCGACGTCGACATCTCCGAGGCGGACTTCCTGGTCTCCGTCGGCCGCGGCATCGAGGAAGAAGAGAACCTCTCGCTCATCGAGGACCTCGCGGAGGTTACGGGCGCGACCATCTCCTCCTCGCGCCCCATCGTCGACAACGGCTGGCTGCCCAAGAACCGCCAGGTCGGTCAGTCCGGCAAGACCGTCACGCCCACGGTCTACCTCGCCATCGGCATCTCCGGTGCCGTCCAGCACGTCGCCGGCATGAAAGGCGCAGAAACGATCATCGCGGTCAACAAGGACCCCAACGCGCCAATCTTCGACATCGCCGATTACGGTATCGTCGGCGACCTCTTCGACGTCGTCCCCGAACTCATCGACGAGCTGAACTGA
- a CDS encoding V-type ATP synthase subunit E produces MSLDTVVEDIREEARARVEEIEADAEERAEAIVADAEAEAAEIREAAEREVEREIERKRDQRIASANLEAKQERLEARREVLSSVREELENRIETLPDEDREQLVRVLLDAADEEFDEDATLEVYTRAADTDLLETVLEDYDRFELAGDIDCLGGVVVESDQSRVRVNNTFDSLLEDVWEDNLKAVSARIFEEK; encoded by the coding sequence ATGAGTCTGGATACGGTAGTTGAGGACATTCGAGAGGAAGCCCGTGCACGCGTCGAGGAGATAGAAGCGGACGCCGAGGAGCGCGCCGAGGCCATCGTCGCCGACGCCGAGGCGGAGGCCGCGGAGATCCGCGAAGCGGCAGAACGCGAGGTCGAACGGGAGATCGAGCGCAAGCGCGACCAGCGTATCGCGAGCGCGAACCTCGAGGCCAAACAGGAACGGCTCGAGGCCCGCCGCGAGGTGCTCTCGTCGGTCCGCGAGGAACTCGAAAATCGCATCGAGACGCTCCCTGACGAGGACCGCGAACAACTCGTCCGCGTCCTGCTCGACGCCGCCGACGAAGAGTTCGACGAGGACGCGACGCTCGAGGTGTACACGCGAGCGGCAGACACCGACCTGCTCGAGACCGTCCTCGAGGACTACGATCGCTTCGAACTCGCCGGCGATATCGACTGCCTCGGCGGCGTCGTGGTCGAGAGCGATCAGTCGCGTGTGCGCGTGAACAACACCTTCGATTCGCTGCTAGAGGACGTCTGGGAGGACAACCTCAAGGCGGTCAGCGCACGAATCTTCGAGGAAAAATGA
- a CDS encoding V-type ATP synthase subunit F → MSQEIAVIGSPEFTTGFRLAGVRRFENVAVADKDEDLDAAVERVLADEGIGIVVMHDDDLEYLSRDTRNAVDTSVEPVFVTLGSGAAGGSGLREQIKRAIGIDLMAEEGDSE, encoded by the coding sequence ATGAGTCAGGAGATAGCGGTTATCGGAAGTCCCGAGTTCACGACCGGGTTCCGGCTCGCCGGCGTCCGTCGCTTCGAGAACGTCGCAGTAGCGGACAAAGACGAGGACCTCGACGCCGCCGTCGAACGCGTCCTCGCGGACGAGGGGATCGGGATCGTCGTCATGCACGACGACGACCTCGAGTACCTCTCCCGAGACACGAGGAACGCGGTCGACACCAGCGTCGAACCCGTCTTCGTCACGCTCGGCAGCGGCGCGGCCGGCGGCAGCGGACTCCGCGAACAGATCAAACGTGCCATCGGTATCGACCTGATGGCGGAGGAAGGAGACAGCGAATGA
- a CDS encoding methyltransferase domain-containing protein: MGILEDKARARRFYKYLSKVYDRVNPYIWNEEMRSRALDMLDIDHDDRVLDVGCGTGFGTAGLLEYADQVTGLDQSIHQLEKARAKFDGDSVRFTRGDAERLPFADDSFDVLWSSGSIEYWPNPVRALQEFRRVVEPGGQILVVGPNYPPWPVIQQFMDAIMLFYDEEEAQRMFEQAGLEDIRHRAMGPAHFGDLALVTVARSPVD; the protein is encoded by the coding sequence ATGGGCATCCTCGAAGACAAGGCCCGGGCACGCCGGTTCTACAAGTACCTCTCGAAGGTATACGACCGGGTCAACCCCTACATCTGGAACGAGGAGATGCGCTCGCGGGCGCTCGATATGCTCGACATCGACCACGACGACCGCGTCCTCGACGTGGGCTGTGGCACCGGCTTCGGGACCGCGGGACTGCTGGAGTACGCAGACCAGGTCACGGGACTCGACCAGAGCATCCACCAGCTCGAGAAGGCCCGCGCCAAATTCGACGGGGACTCGGTCAGGTTCACCCGCGGCGACGCCGAGCGCCTACCGTTCGCGGACGACTCCTTCGACGTGCTCTGGTCCTCGGGATCGATCGAATACTGGCCGAACCCGGTTCGGGCCCTCCAGGAGTTCCGCCGGGTCGTCGAGCCAGGTGGGCAGATCCTCGTCGTCGGGCCGAACTACCCGCCCTGGCCCGTCATCCAGCAGTTCATGGACGCGATCATGCTCTTCTACGACGAGGAAGAGGCCCAGCGGATGTTCGAGCAGGCGGGCCTCGAGGACATCCGCCACCGGGCGATGGGGCCCGCGCACTTCGGGGACCTAGCCCTCGTCACCGTCGCCCGGTCGCCGGTCGACTGA
- the ahaH gene encoding ATP synthase archaeal subunit H, with product MPSAEVLQAIRDAESEADEMVAEAESARDERIAEARERADDIIEAAREDAEALKEERLESALEDIEAERERILEAGNEEREAIVEDAAERIDDAVAFALSQFEEAVHAQT from the coding sequence ATGCCGAGTGCAGAGGTTCTACAAGCAATACGGGATGCGGAATCCGAGGCCGACGAGATGGTGGCCGAGGCGGAGAGCGCCCGCGACGAGCGCATCGCCGAGGCCCGAGAGCGGGCCGACGACATCATCGAAGCGGCCCGGGAGGACGCCGAAGCATTGAAAGAAGAGCGCCTGGAGTCCGCGCTCGAAGATATCGAGGCTGAGCGAGAACGGATCCTCGAGGCCGGCAACGAGGAGCGGGAAGCCATCGTCGAGGACGCAGCGGAGCGCATCGACGACGCGGTCGCGTTCGCGCTCAGCCAGTTCGAGGAGGCGGTGCATGCTCAGACCTGA